In the genome of Manis javanica isolate MJ-LG chromosome 17, MJ_LKY, whole genome shotgun sequence, one region contains:
- the MAF gene encoding transcription factor Maf isoform X2, which yields MASELAMSNSDLPTSPLAMEYVNDFDLMKFEVKKEPVETDRIISQCGRLIAGGSLSSTPMSTPCSSVPPSPSFSAPSPGSGSEQKAHLEDYYWMTGYPQQLNPEALGFSPEDAVEALISNSHQLQGGFDGYARGAQQLASAAGAGAGASLGGSGEEMGPAAAVVSAVIAAAAAQSGAGPHYHHHHHHHAAGHHHHPTAGAPGAAGSASASAGGAGGAGGGGPASGGGGGGGGGGGAAGAGGALHPHHAASGLHFDDRFSDEQLVTMSVRELNRQLRGVSKEEVIRLKQKRRTLKNRGYAQSCRFKRVQQRHVLESEKNQLLQQVDHLKQEISRLVRERDAYKEKYEKLVSSGFRENGSSSDNPSSPEFFIKYNAGMLIA from the coding sequence ATGGCATCAGAACTGGCAATGAGCAACTCcgacctgcccaccagtcccctGGCCATGGAATATGTTAATGACTTCGATCTGATGAAGTTTGAAGTGAAAAAGGAACCGGTGGAGACCGACCGCATCATCAGCCAGTGCGGCCGTCTCATCGCCGGGGGCTCGCTGTCCTCCACCCCCATGAGCACGCCGTGCAGCTCGGtgcccccttcccccagcttcTCGGCGCCCAGCCCGGGCTCGGGCAGCGAGCAGAAGGCGCACCTGGAAGACTACTACTGGATGACCGGCTACCCGCAGCAGCTGAACCCCGAGGCGCTGGGCTTCAGCCCCGAGGACGCGGTCGAGGCGCTCATCagcaacagccaccagctccagGGCGGCTTCGATGGCTACGCGCGCGGGGCGCAGCAGCTGGCTTCGGCGGCCGGGGCCGGCGCCGGCGCCTCCCTGGGCGGCAGCGGCGAGGAGATGGGCCCCGCCGCCGCCGTGGTGTCCGCCGTGATCGCCGCGGCCGCCGCGCAGAGCGGCGCGGGCCcgcactaccaccaccaccaccaccaccacgccgccggtcaccaccaccacccgaCGGCCGGCGCACCCGGCGCCGCGGGCAGCGCGTCCGCCTCGGCCGGTGGCGCGGGTGGCGCGGGCGGCGGTGGCCCGgccagcggcggcggcggcggcggcggcggcggcgggggcgcggcgggggcggggggcgccCTGCACCCGCACCACGCCGCCAGCGGCCTGCACTTCGACGACCGCTTCTCCGACGAGCAGCTGGTGACCATGTCAGTGCGCGAGCTGAACCGGCAGCTGCGCGGGGTCAGCAAGGAGGAGGTGATCCGGCTGAAGCAGAAGAGGCGGACCCTGAAAAACCGCGGCTATGCCCAGTCCTGCCGCTTCAAGAGGGTGCAGCAGAGACACGTCCTGGAGTCCGAGAAGAACCAGCTGCTGCAGCAGGTCGACCACCTCAAGCAGGAGATCTCCAGGCTGGTGCGCGAGAGGGACGCGTACAAGGAGAAATACGAGAAGTTGGTGAGCAGCGGCTTCCGAGAAAACGGCTCGAGCAGCGACAACCCGTCCTCTCCCGAGTTTTTCAT
- the MAF gene encoding transcription factor Maf isoform X1 has product MASELAMSNSDLPTSPLAMEYVNDFDLMKFEVKKEPVETDRIISQCGRLIAGGSLSSTPMSTPCSSVPPSPSFSAPSPGSGSEQKAHLEDYYWMTGYPQQLNPEALGFSPEDAVEALISNSHQLQGGFDGYARGAQQLASAAGAGAGASLGGSGEEMGPAAAVVSAVIAAAAAQSGAGPHYHHHHHHHAAGHHHHPTAGAPGAAGSASASAGGAGGAGGGGPASGGGGGGGGGGGAAGAGGALHPHHAASGLHFDDRFSDEQLVTMSVRELNRQLRGVSKEEVIRLKQKRRTLKNRGYAQSCRFKRVQQRHVLESEKNQLLQQVDHLKQEISRLVRERDAYKEKYEKLVSSGFRENGSSSDNPSSPEFFMYPRESSTSVM; this is encoded by the exons ATGGCATCAGAACTGGCAATGAGCAACTCcgacctgcccaccagtcccctGGCCATGGAATATGTTAATGACTTCGATCTGATGAAGTTTGAAGTGAAAAAGGAACCGGTGGAGACCGACCGCATCATCAGCCAGTGCGGCCGTCTCATCGCCGGGGGCTCGCTGTCCTCCACCCCCATGAGCACGCCGTGCAGCTCGGtgcccccttcccccagcttcTCGGCGCCCAGCCCGGGCTCGGGCAGCGAGCAGAAGGCGCACCTGGAAGACTACTACTGGATGACCGGCTACCCGCAGCAGCTGAACCCCGAGGCGCTGGGCTTCAGCCCCGAGGACGCGGTCGAGGCGCTCATCagcaacagccaccagctccagGGCGGCTTCGATGGCTACGCGCGCGGGGCGCAGCAGCTGGCTTCGGCGGCCGGGGCCGGCGCCGGCGCCTCCCTGGGCGGCAGCGGCGAGGAGATGGGCCCCGCCGCCGCCGTGGTGTCCGCCGTGATCGCCGCGGCCGCCGCGCAGAGCGGCGCGGGCCcgcactaccaccaccaccaccaccaccacgccgccggtcaccaccaccacccgaCGGCCGGCGCACCCGGCGCCGCGGGCAGCGCGTCCGCCTCGGCCGGTGGCGCGGGTGGCGCGGGCGGCGGTGGCCCGgccagcggcggcggcggcggcggcggcggcggcgggggcgcggcgggggcggggggcgccCTGCACCCGCACCACGCCGCCAGCGGCCTGCACTTCGACGACCGCTTCTCCGACGAGCAGCTGGTGACCATGTCAGTGCGCGAGCTGAACCGGCAGCTGCGCGGGGTCAGCAAGGAGGAGGTGATCCGGCTGAAGCAGAAGAGGCGGACCCTGAAAAACCGCGGCTATGCCCAGTCCTGCCGCTTCAAGAGGGTGCAGCAGAGACACGTCCTGGAGTCCGAGAAGAACCAGCTGCTGCAGCAGGTCGACCACCTCAAGCAGGAGATCTCCAGGCTGGTGCGCGAGAGGGACGCGTACAAGGAGAAATACGAGAAGTTGGTGAGCAGCGGCTTCCGAGAAAACGGCTCGAGCAGCGACAACCCGTCCTCTCCCGAGTTTTTCAT GTACCCAAGGGAATCCTCTACATCAGTGATGTGA